The Drosophila sulfurigaster albostrigata strain 15112-1811.04 chromosome 3, ASM2355843v2, whole genome shotgun sequence genomic sequence TAGctacatacgtatgtacacATAGcatacgtgtgtgtgagtgactatgtgtacaacaacaaattgaagcGTCACAGTTGAGTGCGCACAGCAGACTCTCTctcgagagagtgagagtgagcaAAAGAGAGGCAAATAATAGCAGTAGGCAGCATCTTATCAAACACTACTCAAAAAGGAATGAgagaattgttgttgccatgttGTCGTTTTGTTTAAGACAAGCGAAAAGTCAAAGGCGTTGGAATGCACAATCTACACACTCGACGAACAAGACGAGTGAAAATCAAACATTGTGTACATTTGTTCTGAGCAtcttaaattcattttctGGCTCTAGTTCTAGCTCATCCAtctttctcactctcgctGGCGCAGATAACAAAAGTTTGCAAAGTTTGTGATtacaattgtttgttttgttgtgcatTAATCTTCGTTTTTGATTAGATAATGTGCTTGCACAGGATGTGAGAACAAGAATTGGCAGTTATAAATTAAtcatattaattacaattggttattaattaatctaaaatatatatggagTTAAATTCCCCACCCACCAACACACGAAAACATaaaagttgagttgagttagAGTTGCCACGTTTTAACtacctctctatctctctcttactAAAACAGGGTCGTTATTACACTCAAGCTCTCTATGGACATTGTAAGTTATCCCAAGTTAGCGAAAAGAATAAACAGCAAATCTAGCACGTGACTTTGCTTACaatttttacataattaaaagaagcacttacacacatacgGTCTGTGCATGTATGTCTggtctatatataaatattggtTTTACtatcatttttatatgtaaatgtatctaCTACTATTTTGCTACTGAGTTTGCGCACGCAAAAACAGCATGTGGGAGTAAAAAGTTGcttgcgtgtttgtgtgtgtgaaggaTTTCTGAAATCATTAATAAACgactaaaacaaaagcacaatgGAACAGACACTGATAAAAACTCAAAGCAACGcccaatgcagcagcagctgtgacGATATCGAAAGCCAATGAGTCACAATTGAATCAGTCACAACATTTTGAGCGATGCACAAGTTATTTTGCAAGTGCGAGCTTTACATCaattctctctcccactcgtTCGCTTGATcacagcgttgccagacttCGTTGCCCATCAACTAACCAATCAGTTTTATGCAAATACAGCAGCAGTTTGTGAGTTGAAATGTACTTGGGGAAACGGCTTAACAATGAATTATGCTGTTGACTTTGCATTACATAAGTAATAAGTACAGAGGCGATATCATTGTTGCCATGTCAAGACGTTTTAGCGCTATCTAATATAAATCTTGTGACACTAACAAGAAGGGTAAACATTATTTAGTGCAAATCACAAGACTGAGTTTTGATGCGTGACATAAGAATTATGTCATTGATTGTTTACTTTCAAATAGGTTGAGaccttttcttttgctgttgtccaGGAAATACGGTTAAAAAATGCATGAATTAACAGTATAGTATTCTTTGATCAAAAAAGTGAACGAGGAGCGCGTGCTATTTTTTCATTACTTTCTTTGCTTTACGCTGGTGATCTTATCTTATCACTGTCAAGTTATTGGTAAATAATCCCGCCCCACTTATCAGCTAAGGTAAATAAGTAGAAATGTATGGCCTCAGATAAGCTTCATAAAAGAATCGCAGGCATGTGATGCCACTTTGCAGTGTTATGGACTCGACTTGGCTCGACGATTGATCGTCGCAAGGGGTGTTTGAGGTAACAAGACGGGGCATGTGATTacgattatgattattatgattacCATTACTGCCTTGTGAAAAATGAACAAAGCAAGCAAAGCGCTCAATCATGTGTTTgtttaaatagtattttcCATGTGAATATTACGATCAGATAACAACAATGGGATTGATCGGAAATCAAATACACGTATGTATGTTGTGGGGTAACCCGCATACATATATCAGCTGACTTATATTTACATGTTAATGACACACGTGATTTAGAAAAATGCATATGACACATACATCAACATATACTGCGTTTAGTGGAAACCTTAAGAATGCTACTGCTGCCTGTTATTCATTAAAAAGATAAACCAAGTAACGAGgggcaaagaaaaaaaatcatttagtATGGCAACACCGAAAAAGTTGGTCTTGTGACTGTGTGTGAAAAGGAAAGCGAGCTTCGCCGACTCGTACAACTTCACCAAAAGCGTAACTCTGCTCTACTCTCTCACGTACATAAGAttgagagagcaagagcgaagAGAACAATAACGAAAAGTGTGCGCAGGGCTCTCTCACGTTCACTggtgctctctcgctcttcttTTATCTACCGCTCagagttgctgttgtgtgtgtatgagtaaTGCCGTTTTTAGCATGAAGAAAAAAACGGCAGCAAAATTTCTAATTTCGATGCTgccatttttgtgtttgcaataaaagcaattaaaaaaaatgcgcacaaaacatttatacaaaattcaattgaatattttttttatgtaataaGGGTGTCTATTAACTGTTGTGGTTAAAAcatggaattttttttttgctagtcacgcgcatttgaaatgaactcaaactcaacacagacacaagtgtttgtgtgtgtgactttggatgtgtgtgtattgaatttttgtaCACTTGCCGCTGCCGTCCTCCTACAAACGTATCTACATGGAtactttttcttgttttttctttgctgcgctgctgccttttcttcttcttctagtCTTTACGCCACACAAAATGTTCGATTTTTCTACGCATGCAGCGCTCTGATGATTTAAAGGAGTTTTCTGCGATGTGACGATGATAGATTAAAAATGGGAGAACACTCACCTGAGAAGATAATGGCGGACGCTGCGCCCATAACACCGAAGAAGGGGCCATAGATGGGGTTATCGTTGCTGACATCTGTAGAcatgtttgctttgttttttgtgttttattgggctacaaatgaaaatcgaaatttgaatttcttttgtttctgttgctttttCGCTTATATTATTGCACTTTGATGTTGTATTATATCGGCgcgtttttcttttagctTTGCAAGAaacaaagtatttttattacatatacaatatacgtatgtgtgtgtgtatatatatgtacaaaaaATCTTGCGCTGCTTTTCGAACCACAATGCTGCTACGACGACGTACGATTTGTGAGTGAGAGCGCGAGATACGAGAGACCGACCGAGAGCAAAAGCACTCGCTTGGCTGACGATTGCCtcacaaattattgaattttatctCGACTTTTTGAGTGCGACGCTGAGAGCTCTTGtccatgtgtatgtgtgagtgctcATGTCATGTGAGTGCaaaagtgtgtgtatgagcGCATGACGGAATGAGCTCACATAAAAAAGTCCAATTGGCAATGACAACGCGCTGGAAaattacacacgcacactcacatacattcACCGAGTCACATGCACACGCACATGAGTTATTTAAAACTTCTTTTTTTGAAACACAATTGACAGAATTTGCGCGTTTttcttcgttctttttttctttcgttcaGTTGCTGAGTTAATTTTGCAGCAACTTTTACGCTCACCGTTCGCTCACACATACGCAAACATGGTTCGCTCATTGCCATCGGCCTGTattgtgcatatgtgtgtgtgtgtctgtgtgtgtgtatgtcgtGGCAGAAAATATTGTACCAAATTTTGGTATGACTTTTTTGCTCGtggctttttcttttctgtttgcttttcgtttttatatCGTAGCAGCATTGTTGTTAACATTGTAATATGATTACATTGTTGATTTATCATTTTGATTGCGCCTCATATGactggttgttttttttttcactcaCGTGATTAGAAATCTAATTTAAAGCAACTCGCTTCTGTGGCTGGCCTTTCGGGTTtattgctggctgctgctgctgggcgaCTGACTGCACGCTCTGCTTTTGGATACGGCACTGAACGGGAGTTCGAGTTTgcgttttcttttataaattttggtCACGGGGGCGGTTGTAATCAGCGTGACCACGGgcttaattttaatatatactacGTTATaggcaaaatataccgaaatatgtCGCGATCATAAAGAGTGGATggttacatttaaaatgttgtattgGTATTTTCCAGAAATCCAAAAATGCAAGATACAAATACATGCATACCATCAATGATTCAATTTATAGCAAAACGAATATTGAAAAATCACAAGTGTTTATGAAATTATGATAGTTGTTTTTGCTTACGAATACgctacaaatttgaatttgtgaaAATATGACAAACGGTCACATTGTGGAACCacatcgatatttttaaatccGAAAATATCGATTTAATTTTTGCAGTTCGTAGGAGTTGAGTCGGACTGTTATtaggaaatttaaaaatggaatATTGTTGCTTTTTCAACTTATTGAACATTAACATATATTATCGTTTATTTGgtaatttttacattttaactattattattacatatatatggaTCTCTATAATTTTGGAAATAACAGACTGTGCTTAATATTTCTCTAAAGCTTTTGTCAATAAGCTGTTCATGTTGGTCAGCAGCATACGAGGATCTTCCGCTAGTCCTGCGCCCACCATGGCATTGGCGAACAGCTGCTTAGTGATCAATAGCGCCAATTCGGGTTCGCTTTCGCGCAAGGCGTTCAGTTTCTTGATAATGGGATGCCTGCAAAgggaataaatatattattatctgAGGTGGGGGAGACATAAAAAGCACACTCTCACTTGGGATTGATTTCTAGTTCGGGCTGCAACAGCGCAAAACGATTCTCTTCGGGCACTTGATGACTCTGAGTGCGTATGAAATGCCGAGCTGCGGCCATCTCCTCGACGGTGATGACACACGGATGTGTATCCAGACGTGTGGTGGCCTTTACCTTGGCCACCTGACCCTTAAGCTGATCCTGCAGCCAGGGTATTAGGCTATCCAACTCGGAACGCAACAAGCTGCCCTGGCCAAAGTCTTCGAGTGCAGCTGGATCCTTGGACTCGTTGCGCATCTCTTTCTCAACTGACACGAGCTTCTTGCTCTTGAACTGACCCAACTGCATGAGGACTAGCTCATCGTAGGGTTCGTAGCAGAAGAGAACCAGCTCGTTGCGCTTCTTAAGGTTCTCGTAGTATGGCGAAGCCTCAGCTAGAACTCGATTCGGTGCAGCCAGGTAGTAGATGTCCTTGTGCTCATCGCCCACCTCTTTGTAGTACTCCTCGAGTGAAATGCGACCTGTCTCCGACTTGGAGGATTCGAAACGCAACAGCTTGGCAATCTCCTCCTTCTCGGCCGGATCGTTGGAGGTGACAATACCTTCCTTAAGGAAAAGACCGTAGTCGCGATAGAATGCTTCATATTCCTCTGGCTGCTTCTTGGCTCGTTCCTGCAGAAAGCGAATGACACGACTCGAGATCACGCTGGACAGCTTGCGAATGAGATTGTTGTTCTGCAGCAGCTCTCGGCTTAAATTCAATGGTATATCCTCAGAGTCTACGACGCCCTTGACGAAGCGCAGCCACTTGGGCAACAGATGCTCAGTCTTCGACTGAATGAGCACCTTACGAGTGTACAAAGCGACGCCAGTGCTGCCGTCACGCGACATTTCAAAGAGTCCCGGTTTGCCCTCGGGGAAGTAGAGCAGCGCATGGATGCTCAGTGGAACGTCAGCGTTGTAGTGAAGCGTGAAGCGAGGCGTGTCgaagctgttgctgatgaAGCGGTAGAAGTCCTGGTGCTGCTCCTTGGTGGTGCTCTGTGGATCCATCAGCCACAGCGGCTTAATCTCATTCGCCTGCTTGCCGTTCAGCAGAATGGGAGAGCCCACAAAATTGCTGTACTTCTTGATGACAGCACGAATGCGATCCTCATCCGCATACTCACGGCACTCGGTCTTCAGATGCAGCACAATCTTGGTGCCGTGCTCCACGTCCGCCACCTCCTCGATCTCATA encodes the following:
- the LOC133843846 gene encoding LOW QUALITY PROTEIN: heat shock protein 75 kDa, mitochondrial (The sequence of the model RefSeq protein was modified relative to this genomic sequence to represent the inferred CDS: deleted 1 base in 1 codon), translating into MSVRAFGGLLKSRQVIRLASVCRQTNRTLSWTRAAPLLVQQTTGELSLPKRHLATAAESSKTVDKHEFQAETRQLLDIVARSLYSDHEVFVRELISNASDALEKFRYTSLSTTAESQLAAKDRPLEIRITTDKPQMQLIIQDTGIGMTREELVSNLGTIARSGSKQFLEQLKNDPSKAKDSGSNIIGQFGVGFYSSFIVAQRVEVFTRAADPKAPGLRWSTDGSGSYEIEEVADVEHGTKIVLHLKTECREYADEDRIRAVIKKYSNFVGSPILLNGKQANEIKPLWLMDPQSTTKEQHQDFYRFISNSFDTPRFTLHYNADVPLSIHALLYFPEGKPGLFEMSRDGSTGVALYTRKVLIQSKTEHLLPKWLRFVKGVVDSEDIPLNLSRELLQNNNLIRKLSSVISSRVIRFLQERAKKQPEEYEAFYRDYGLFLKEGIVTSNDPAEKEEIAKLLRFESSKSETGRISLEEYYKEVGDEHKDIYYLAAPNRVLAEASPYYENLKKRNELVLFCYEPYDELVLMQLGQFKSKKLVSVEKEMRNESKDPAALEDFGQGSLLRSELDSLIPWLQDQLKGQVAKVKATTRLDTHPCVITVEEMAAARHFIRTQSHQVPEENRFALLQPELEINPKHPIIKKLNALRESEPELALLITKQLFANAMVGAGLAEDPRMLLTNMNSLLTKALEKY